A window from Corynebacterium singulare encodes these proteins:
- a CDS encoding HAD family hydrolase codes for MKIAALDMDGTVYVNETISDSVKQAISSWRAAGNLAVSATGKSISNARTTLEPCGVEMDYHVLYNGTVITDGDFTVLHEEHLPTETVRAIAERFTGEKLNIYTTGLTGVDQIVWDGLAGRESSMVAGAQSVELGDVVKRDTVLMSLWIPGDLALRREVDEWVSANCDVESSFNCDFYDIMPPGHNKGEGLMRLRKRLGLVDVPLYTFGDSFNDLSMHAIATESFSFPSAEISGDVDHVVPDVAAGLNRLLAES; via the coding sequence ATGAAGATTGCAGCCTTGGACATGGACGGCACTGTTTATGTCAACGAGACCATCAGTGATTCCGTGAAGCAGGCCATTAGCTCGTGGCGTGCCGCCGGAAACCTTGCGGTTTCCGCAACAGGCAAGTCCATCTCGAACGCGCGCACTACTCTTGAGCCCTGTGGCGTGGAGATGGACTATCACGTGCTGTACAACGGCACAGTGATCACCGATGGTGATTTCACCGTGCTGCACGAAGAGCATCTGCCTACCGAAACCGTTCGGGCTATTGCGGAACGATTCACGGGTGAGAAGCTCAATATCTACACCACAGGCTTGACTGGAGTCGATCAGATTGTGTGGGACGGGCTTGCAGGCAGGGAGTCTTCGATGGTGGCAGGGGCGCAGTCGGTGGAGCTGGGGGACGTCGTCAAGCGCGACACCGTGCTCATGTCCCTGTGGATTCCTGGTGACTTGGCGCTGCGCCGCGAGGTCGATGAGTGGGTGAGCGCGAATTGTGATGTGGAATCATCCTTCAACTGCGATTTCTATGACATCATGCCGCCTGGCCACAATAAAGGCGAAGGCTTGATGCGTCTGAGGAAACGCTTGGGGCTTGTCGACGTTCCCCTCTACACCTTCGGCGACAGCTTCAACGACCTCTCCATGCATGCCATTGCCACTGAATCCTTTAGCTTTCCCTCCGCAGAGATCAGCGGCGACGTTGACCATGTTGTACCCGACGTCGCCGCTGGATTGAATCGCCTGCTGGCAGAATCCTAG
- a CDS encoding ACT domain-containing protein: MSYLVRVLLPDTPGSLGFLANALGEIEADIRSVDIVENFPDGTVMDDIVLDLPKTTMADEIITAAQTVDGVEIDSIRPFSGRVDRRGQIHLLAKVASRRSVTAAMEEVCAAIPKALTSNWAIVITNDDPIKRIASSDAAPADDGTIPTDLNITSARVLTPEKDTWIPESWALLDSALAAAPLVGTKYVVVMGRVGGPDYLASEVEHLGDLGAILGAFLT, encoded by the coding sequence ATGTCGTACCTCGTCCGTGTCCTTCTCCCCGACACCCCTGGCAGCCTCGGCTTCTTAGCCAATGCTTTAGGAGAAATCGAGGCCGATATTCGCTCTGTGGACATCGTGGAAAACTTCCCCGACGGAACCGTCATGGATGACATCGTGCTGGACCTGCCTAAAACCACCATGGCAGATGAGATAATTACCGCAGCACAAACGGTCGACGGCGTGGAGATTGATTCGATTCGCCCGTTTAGTGGACGCGTGGATCGTCGTGGACAGATTCACCTACTAGCCAAAGTGGCATCCCGCCGCAGCGTAACCGCCGCCATGGAAGAGGTCTGCGCCGCCATCCCGAAGGCGTTGACCTCAAACTGGGCAATCGTCATCACTAATGACGATCCCATCAAGCGCATTGCATCCTCCGATGCCGCGCCTGCCGATGACGGCACGATCCCCACCGATCTCAATATCACGTCCGCCCGTGTACTCACCCCGGAGAAAGACACCTGGATTCCGGAGTCCTGGGCACTTCTCGATTCGGCACTGGCTGCCGCTCCCCTCGTGGGTACCAAGTACGTCGTCGTGATGGGCCGCGTCGGCGGGCCAGACTACCTGGCATCGGAGGTTGAGCATCTCGGTGACCTGGGAGCCATTTTGGGGGCTTTCCTCACCTAG
- the gatC gene encoding Asp-tRNA(Asn)/Glu-tRNA(Gln) amidotransferase subunit GatC has product MSDISRDEVAHLAKLSRLALSEEELQQFATQIDEIVDSVSAVGKVDAEGVEPMSHPHSVVAPMREDVIVRTLTAEQALDQAPASEDDRFMVPQILGGGDE; this is encoded by the coding sequence GTGTCTGATATTTCGCGTGACGAAGTCGCGCACCTGGCAAAGCTGTCGCGACTGGCCCTGAGCGAGGAAGAACTGCAGCAGTTCGCCACTCAGATTGATGAGATTGTGGACTCTGTGTCCGCGGTGGGCAAGGTCGATGCAGAGGGCGTGGAGCCGATGTCGCACCCGCACTCCGTGGTCGCGCCGATGCGTGAGGATGTCATCGTCCGCACGCTCACCGCCGAGCAGGCCTTGGATCAGGCCCCGGCGTCCGAGGATGACCGCTTCATGGTTCCGCAGATTCTGGGTGGAGGAGACGAATAA
- the gatA gene encoding Asp-tRNA(Asn)/Glu-tRNA(Gln) amidotransferase subunit GatA, which produces MAQFIAPAEGLTALTAAELAQKTHSRELTSREVTQAFLDRIAETDGELNAFLHVGAEEALAAADAVDKSLDAGEEPASALAGVPLALKDLLVTTDAPTTAASKMLEGWVSPYDATLVKKLREAGIPILGKTNLDEFAMGSSNENSAFGPVHNPYDTERTPGGSGGGTAAALASGQAPLGIGTDTGGSIRQPAALTNTVGVKPTYGTVSRYGLIAAASSLDQAGPTARTVLDTALLHEIIAGHDSFDATSVDKPVAPVVEAAKEGANGDLSGVKVGLIKQFERDGWQAGVMEAYHAAVEQLKSQGAEIVEVDCPHFDDALAAYYLIMPCEVSSNLARFDGMRYGQRVGDDGTHSAEEVMSLSRAAGFGPEVKRRIMLGTYALSVGYYDAYYLQAQRVRTLIAQDFARAFEQADVLVSPTTPTTAFKLGEKVEDPMAMYNFDLCTLPLNLAGLCGMSVPSGLASDTNLPTGLQIMAPAFQDDRLYKVGAAYEAGRE; this is translated from the coding sequence ATGGCACAATTCATCGCGCCCGCTGAGGGCCTTACCGCTCTGACCGCCGCCGAGTTGGCTCAGAAGACCCATTCCCGCGAGCTCACCTCCCGTGAAGTTACCCAGGCTTTCTTGGACCGCATCGCGGAGACCGATGGCGAGCTCAACGCCTTCTTGCACGTGGGCGCTGAGGAGGCACTTGCGGCTGCCGACGCCGTCGATAAGTCTCTCGATGCTGGTGAGGAACCCGCCTCGGCGTTGGCTGGCGTGCCGCTGGCGCTCAAGGACCTGCTCGTGACGACGGACGCTCCGACGACCGCTGCCTCCAAGATGCTCGAGGGTTGGGTCTCGCCTTACGACGCAACTTTGGTGAAGAAGCTGCGTGAGGCTGGTATCCCCATCCTTGGTAAGACGAACCTCGACGAGTTCGCCATGGGTTCCTCCAACGAGAACTCCGCCTTCGGTCCGGTTCATAACCCCTACGACACTGAGCGCACCCCGGGTGGCTCCGGCGGCGGCACTGCTGCAGCCCTTGCTTCCGGCCAGGCTCCACTGGGTATCGGTACCGACACGGGCGGATCTATTCGTCAGCCCGCCGCTCTGACCAATACCGTTGGCGTCAAGCCAACCTACGGCACCGTCTCTCGCTATGGCCTCATCGCTGCCGCGAGCTCCCTGGACCAGGCTGGCCCGACCGCCCGCACAGTCCTGGATACCGCGCTCCTGCACGAGATTATTGCCGGCCATGATTCCTTTGACGCGACCTCTGTGGATAAGCCGGTCGCACCGGTCGTCGAGGCCGCAAAGGAAGGCGCAAACGGTGACCTGTCCGGCGTCAAGGTCGGACTCATCAAGCAGTTCGAGCGCGATGGCTGGCAGGCCGGCGTCATGGAGGCCTACCACGCCGCCGTTGAGCAGCTGAAGTCCCAGGGGGCCGAGATTGTTGAGGTTGACTGTCCGCACTTCGATGACGCCTTGGCTGCGTACTACCTGATCATGCCGTGTGAGGTCTCTTCCAACCTGGCCCGTTTTGACGGCATGCGCTACGGCCAGCGTGTCGGCGACGACGGCACCCACTCCGCGGAAGAGGTCATGTCCCTGTCCCGTGCCGCTGGCTTCGGTCCTGAGGTCAAGCGCCGCATCATGCTGGGTACCTACGCACTGTCCGTTGGTTACTACGACGCCTACTACCTCCAAGCACAGCGCGTGCGTACCCTCATTGCCCAGGACTTTGCTCGCGCCTTCGAACAGGCCGACGTCCTGGTGTCCCCGACGACCCCGACCACGGCCTTCAAGCTGGGGGAGAAGGTTGAGGATCCGATGGCGATGTACAACTTCGACCTGTGCACCTTGCCGCTCAACCTCGCCGGTCTGTGCGGCATGTCGGTGCCGTCTGGCCTGGCCTCCGACACCAACCTGCCGACTGGCCTCCAGATCATGGCCCCCGCCTTCCAAGACGACCGCCTCTACAAGGTAGGCGCCGCTTACGAAGCAGGCCGCGAGTAA
- a CDS encoding MFS transporter → MNQPIALPPERQAWRAMAALSLGFFISLLDQTMIAVALPEILRAFDANVNHVLWVSAIYLLAVVVPLLFTGRLGDIYGQKKMFQLGVGLFGVGALLCALAPSVEFLIAARAVQGFGASIQMPQTMAVINRVFARERRGRALGVWGIVGSVASLAGPLLGGFVVASFGWQAVFWVHIPFVVVAIVLAGAWVPALPTTGRKIDYVSVAASFVALSCLVFAVQQGPETGWPWWIWALLVVGIAGVGVFIALQQRSREPLVPLELFADRNYSAGSVAIVAMGFMAASMMIPIMMWLQGTQGLSARDAGLIVTPMALVSLCVSPLAGILADKLDPRRLAATGFGVLIATFIGMWFLMHSGVAAWWLSVPCAALGAGQSFIWGSNAATSMRDIEPQLMGAASGVYNTSRQVGSVSGVAAVSAVMQVAGVANSMVVIIAVLAVGWGASLFFRDTLHVVPETAHL, encoded by the coding sequence ATGAATCAACCCATTGCGCTTCCACCTGAACGTCAGGCCTGGCGGGCCATGGCCGCGCTGTCCCTGGGATTCTTCATTTCCTTGCTGGATCAGACGATGATTGCCGTTGCGCTACCTGAAATTCTTCGCGCATTCGATGCCAACGTGAACCACGTCCTGTGGGTTTCAGCCATCTATCTGTTGGCGGTCGTCGTACCGCTCTTGTTTACCGGCAGGCTCGGGGATATCTATGGGCAAAAGAAGATGTTTCAGCTGGGCGTAGGGCTGTTTGGTGTGGGTGCGCTGCTGTGTGCGTTAGCACCCAGCGTGGAGTTTCTCATTGCGGCACGTGCTGTGCAGGGCTTCGGCGCCTCGATTCAGATGCCCCAGACAATGGCGGTGATTAATAGGGTCTTTGCCCGTGAGCGACGTGGTCGTGCCCTTGGCGTGTGGGGCATTGTTGGCTCGGTAGCGTCGCTGGCGGGTCCGCTATTGGGCGGCTTTGTGGTGGCCAGTTTTGGCTGGCAGGCCGTGTTCTGGGTCCATATTCCCTTTGTGGTCGTAGCAATTGTGCTGGCTGGTGCGTGGGTGCCTGCGTTGCCAACGACTGGGAGGAAGATTGATTATGTCTCCGTGGCGGCGTCGTTTGTTGCGCTGAGCTGTCTTGTCTTCGCCGTACAGCAGGGGCCGGAGACGGGGTGGCCATGGTGGATCTGGGCACTTCTCGTGGTAGGCATAGCAGGAGTTGGTGTCTTCATCGCATTGCAGCAGCGTAGTCGTGAGCCGCTTGTTCCCTTGGAGCTTTTTGCTGATCGCAATTATTCGGCCGGGTCAGTGGCGATTGTGGCGATGGGATTCATGGCTGCTTCGATGATGATTCCCATCATGATGTGGCTGCAGGGAACGCAGGGACTTTCGGCCCGGGATGCCGGACTCATTGTCACACCGATGGCGCTGGTCTCCTTGTGTGTTTCACCCTTGGCGGGAATTCTTGCGGACAAGCTCGACCCGCGGCGGCTTGCAGCAACTGGTTTCGGCGTCCTTATCGCGACGTTTATAGGGATGTGGTTTCTGATGCACTCGGGTGTGGCGGCGTGGTGGCTGAGTGTGCCGTGTGCTGCGCTGGGCGCTGGGCAGTCCTTCATTTGGGGCTCGAATGCCGCCACGTCGATGCGGGACATTGAGCCGCAGCTCATGGGTGCGGCGTCAGGTGTCTACAACACCTCGCGGCAGGTGGGCTCGGTTAGTGGTGTGGCTGCGGTTTCTGCCGTCATGCAAGTGGCCGGGGTGGCGAACTCCATGGTTGTCATTATCGCCGTGCTGGCTGTGGGATGGGGCGCGTCGCTCTTCTTCCGCGACACCCTGCATGTAGTCCCCGAAACTGCACACCTATAG